In Rhizobium sp. ARZ01, a genomic segment contains:
- a CDS encoding DnaJ family molecular chaperone has product MSSIWDRLVGMVAEAASNALSGVVEAVRTLFEGDPETRKQVAFSVAMIALSAKMAKADGVVTTAEVDAFRDIFKFPSDQAANVARLYNLARQDVAGFEAYAEKMATLCVSSERNCPILEDIIDGLFHIAKADGLIHEREMAFLSRVSEIFGMAVERFEQITERHLHIGGRDPYKVLGVSPHDDFPTIRKRYRVLASEHHPDSLMARGVPTEFQRIANDRMAALNAAYSAIERERQAA; this is encoded by the coding sequence ATGTCTTCCATCTGGGACCGGCTTGTCGGTATGGTCGCGGAGGCGGCCAGCAATGCGCTTTCGGGCGTTGTCGAGGCGGTGCGCACCTTATTTGAGGGTGACCCCGAGACGCGCAAGCAAGTTGCATTTTCCGTCGCCATGATCGCACTGTCGGCCAAGATGGCGAAGGCCGACGGGGTTGTCACGACCGCCGAGGTCGATGCCTTCAGGGATATCTTCAAGTTCCCCTCCGATCAGGCGGCAAACGTTGCCCGCCTCTACAATCTCGCCCGCCAGGACGTGGCCGGCTTTGAGGCTTATGCTGAAAAGATGGCCACGCTGTGCGTATCCAGCGAGCGCAATTGCCCGATCCTCGAAGATATCATCGACGGTCTGTTTCACATCGCCAAGGCAGACGGGCTGATCCACGAGCGCGAGATGGCGTTTCTGTCGCGCGTTTCCGAAATTTTCGGCATGGCGGTGGAGCGGTTCGAGCAGATTACCGAGCGGCATCTGCATATTGGCGGACGTGACCCCTACAAAGTCCTCGGCGTCTCGCCGCACGACGATTTCCCGACCATTCGCAAGCGCTACCGGGTGCTGGCGTCCGAGCATCATCCCGACAGCTTGATGGCGCGTGGCGTTCCAACGGAGTTCCAGCGGATCGCAAACGATCGGATGGCGGCGCTCAA
- a CDS encoding DMT family transporter, with translation MRVLSNQAAGMLLGLIGVTIFGATLPMTRVALEGFSPLFVTLGRAVIAAAAAGIALLILKRPFPRSHLPALAGVGIGAVFGFPIFSSIALQTIPASHGGVVLGILPLLTSIFAAIVDGERPGPLFWLCGIAGSALVIAFSLGESSFHLGPGDFWLFLAAISASFSYVLSGKLARVLPGWEVIGWALVLCAPFTLAGSLLAAEAGIRAPGPMQYGALLYLGLMSMFAGFIFWNAGLALGGIARVAQVQLFQTFVTLAISALLLGEAIGPSTVGFAFAVAFVVWLGRKAKISRAASSPTPEVGRA, from the coding sequence GTGCGCGTCCTGTCCAATCAAGCTGCAGGTATGCTGCTCGGCCTCATCGGCGTGACAATCTTCGGCGCTACGCTGCCGATGACGCGCGTGGCGCTCGAGGGATTCAGCCCCCTGTTCGTCACGCTTGGACGTGCCGTGATCGCTGCCGCCGCCGCCGGGATAGCCCTCCTCATCCTGAAGAGACCATTTCCGCGCTCGCATCTGCCCGCCCTGGCCGGTGTCGGCATTGGCGCAGTCTTCGGTTTTCCCATCTTTTCGTCGATCGCCTTGCAGACGATTCCAGCGAGCCATGGCGGCGTCGTACTGGGCATTCTGCCACTCCTCACCTCGATCTTCGCCGCGATCGTTGACGGAGAACGGCCGGGGCCGCTGTTCTGGTTGTGCGGCATCGCCGGTTCTGCGCTCGTGATCGCCTTTTCGCTGGGCGAAAGCAGTTTTCACCTTGGTCCCGGCGACTTCTGGCTGTTTCTCGCCGCGATATCGGCTTCATTCTCCTACGTGCTTTCCGGAAAGCTGGCGCGCGTGCTGCCCGGTTGGGAGGTCATCGGCTGGGCGCTCGTCCTTTGTGCGCCATTCACACTCGCAGGATCACTGCTCGCTGCGGAGGCAGGCATTCGAGCACCGGGTCCCATGCAATACGGCGCCTTGCTCTACCTAGGCCTGATGTCAATGTTCGCGGGCTTCATTTTCTGGAATGCGGGCCTCGCACTCGGCGGCATAGCGCGGGTGGCGCAGGTGCAATTGTTTCAAACCTTTGTGACGCTCGCGATCTCCGCGCTCCTGCTTGGAGAAGCTATCGGGCCATCGACCGTCGGCTTCGCATTCGCGGTTGCCTTTGTCGTGTGGCTGGGCCGCAAGGCGAAGATTTCCCGTGCTGCGTCGTCACCGACCCCCGAAGTCGGACGAGCCTGA
- a CDS encoding pyrophosphate--fructose-6-phosphate 1-phosphotransferase, with amino-acid sequence MAKQKVAMLTAGGLAPCLSSAVGGLIERYTDIAPEIELVAYRSGYQGLLLADRIEITPQMREKAHLLHRYGGSPIGNSRVKLTNAADCVKRGLVKEGENPLRVAAERLASDGVTILHTIGGDDTNTTAADLAAYLGANGYNLTVVGLPKTVDNDVVPIRQSLGAWTAAEVGAGFFDNVSNEQSAAPKTLVVHEVMGRHCGWLTAATARAYMQKTAGNEYVEGFMMNAQLKSIDGLYLPEMAFDLQAEAERLKRMMDKNGYVTLFVSEGACLDAIVAEREAAGETVKRDAFGHVKIDTINVGNWFSKQFAALLGAERAMVQKSGYYARSAPANRDDLRLIQSMVDLAVESALNKVSGVTGHDEAQNGKLRTIEFPRIKGGKHFDTSVKWFGEVMDVIGQKWSPAG; translated from the coding sequence ATGGCCAAACAAAAAGTCGCAATGCTCACTGCAGGGGGCCTTGCACCCTGTCTCTCGTCCGCAGTGGGCGGGCTCATCGAGCGTTATACGGACATCGCACCTGAAATCGAGCTGGTTGCCTATCGCTCGGGATACCAGGGCCTGCTTCTGGCCGACCGCATCGAAATCACGCCCCAGATGCGCGAAAAGGCGCACCTGTTGCACCGCTACGGCGGTTCGCCAATTGGCAACAGCCGCGTCAAGCTGACGAACGCGGCCGATTGCGTGAAGCGCGGCCTCGTCAAGGAAGGCGAAAACCCGTTGCGTGTTGCCGCCGAACGGCTTGCCAGTGACGGCGTGACCATCCTGCACACGATCGGCGGCGACGATACCAACACGACGGCGGCTGACCTTGCTGCCTATCTCGGCGCCAACGGCTACAACCTGACCGTGGTCGGCCTGCCGAAAACGGTCGACAACGACGTCGTTCCGATCCGCCAGTCGCTGGGCGCCTGGACGGCAGCAGAAGTTGGCGCTGGCTTCTTCGACAACGTCTCCAATGAACAGAGTGCTGCCCCCAAGACGCTCGTTGTACACGAAGTCATGGGCCGGCATTGCGGCTGGCTGACTGCCGCGACTGCACGCGCCTACATGCAGAAGACCGCCGGCAACGAATATGTCGAAGGCTTCATGATGAACGCGCAGTTGAAGAGCATCGACGGGCTCTACCTGCCGGAAATGGCCTTCGACCTGCAGGCGGAAGCCGAACGCCTGAAGAGGATGATGGACAAGAACGGCTACGTGACGCTGTTCGTTTCCGAAGGCGCCTGCCTCGACGCGATCGTCGCCGAGCGCGAAGCAGCGGGTGAGACGGTCAAGCGTGACGCGTTCGGCCACGTCAAGATCGACACGATCAATGTCGGCAACTGGTTCTCCAAGCAGTTTGCCGCCCTTCTCGGCGCCGAGCGCGCGATGGTGCAGAAGTCCGGCTACTATGCCCGCTCCGCACCGGCCAACCGTGACGACCTGCGCCTGATCCAGAGCATGGTCGACCTCGCCGTCGAGAGCGCCCTCAACAAGGTCTCGGGCGTCACCGGCCACGACGAGGCCCAGAACGGCAAGCTGCGCACGATCGAATTCCCGCGCATCAAGGGCGGCAAGCATTTCGATACGAGCGTCAAGTGGTTCGGCGAGGTCATGGACGTGATCGGTCAGAAGTGGTCGCCGGCCGGTTGA
- a CDS encoding LysE family translocator: MSFEHWLAFAAASSIMLAIPGPTILLVISYALGHGRKTTSATVAGVALGDFTAMTASMLGLGALLATSAAIFTVLKWVGAAYLVWLGIKLWRAPITGANCAEEGTAAEEQPYRIFAHTYVVTALNPKSIVFFVAFLPQFLDLSRPVLPQMVIFEITFLVLATANATAYALMASAARGTIRKPTVQKAVNRVGGSLLIGAGLLTAGLRRAAA; encoded by the coding sequence ATGTCGTTCGAACACTGGCTTGCCTTCGCCGCAGCCTCTTCCATCATGCTGGCGATCCCCGGACCAACCATCCTGCTCGTCATTTCCTACGCCCTCGGGCATGGACGAAAGACAACCAGCGCGACAGTTGCCGGCGTAGCCCTTGGCGATTTTACCGCAATGACGGCCTCCATGCTCGGCCTCGGCGCCCTGCTGGCAACCTCTGCCGCGATCTTCACGGTGCTGAAGTGGGTTGGTGCAGCCTATCTTGTCTGGCTCGGCATCAAGCTTTGGCGGGCACCGATTACCGGAGCGAACTGCGCCGAAGAAGGAACGGCAGCGGAAGAACAGCCGTACCGCATCTTCGCACATACCTATGTCGTAACGGCGCTAAATCCCAAGAGCATCGTTTTCTTCGTCGCCTTCCTGCCGCAGTTTCTCGACCTGTCGCGGCCAGTCCTGCCGCAGATGGTGATCTTCGAAATCACCTTTCTCGTACTCGCTACGGCGAACGCCACCGCCTATGCCCTCATGGCTTCGGCGGCACGCGGAACAATCCGCAAACCAACCGTCCAGAAAGCGGTGAACCGCGTCGGAGGATCGCTCCTGATCGGCGCCGGCCTGCTGACTGCCGGACTTCGCCGGGCCGCGGCGTGA
- a CDS encoding lytic transglycosylase domain-containing protein — protein MADRFPIPAKRFLSAGCATALLMLGGCASVIETPVEEMASAQTVMPIAKPGTEMTAYALPAPIVDPAADNGGAQTLTAAVEVTRASNAELAIASAAPDASGAGTTPVASAVPVPTSASPSSQKFMPASFEAAVMEPGFDTGEPEGLEQLVASHQIIPMAKPTFQPVAFAATQAKPGIPQASQAFEKSGTPIDALVTKYAALYEIPEGLLHRVIKRESRYNPKAYSRGNYGLMQIRYNTAKGMGYTGTPDGLFDAETNIKYGAKYLRGAWMVADNQHDGAVRLYASGYYYTAKRKGLLEETGLK, from the coding sequence ATGGCGGACAGATTCCCGATCCCTGCGAAACGTTTCCTGTCGGCCGGCTGCGCCACCGCGCTGCTGATGCTGGGCGGCTGTGCCAGTGTGATCGAGACCCCGGTCGAGGAAATGGCTTCGGCGCAGACAGTGATGCCAATCGCAAAGCCCGGCACGGAAATGACCGCCTACGCCCTTCCGGCGCCGATTGTCGATCCGGCAGCGGATAATGGCGGCGCACAGACGCTGACGGCGGCCGTCGAAGTGACGCGCGCAAGCAACGCGGAACTGGCGATTGCTTCGGCCGCACCCGACGCCTCGGGTGCAGGAACAACGCCGGTTGCTTCGGCAGTACCCGTTCCGACGAGCGCGAGCCCCTCCTCTCAAAAATTCATGCCGGCATCGTTCGAGGCCGCCGTGATGGAGCCTGGCTTCGACACTGGTGAACCGGAGGGCCTGGAACAGCTCGTCGCCTCGCACCAGATCATCCCGATGGCAAAGCCTACCTTCCAGCCGGTTGCATTCGCTGCGACCCAGGCCAAACCCGGCATCCCTCAGGCTTCACAAGCCTTCGAAAAATCCGGGACGCCGATTGATGCCCTGGTCACCAAATACGCAGCACTCTACGAAATTCCTGAGGGTCTGCTTCATCGCGTGATCAAACGCGAGAGCCGTTACAATCCCAAAGCCTATAGCAGGGGCAATTACGGCCTGATGCAGATCCGCTACAACACGGCCAAGGGCATGGGATACACCGGCACGCCGGACGGCCTTTTCGACGCCGAGACGAACATCAAGTACGGCGCGAAGTATCTGCGCGGCGCGTGGATGGTGGCCGACAACCAGCACGACGGTGCTGTTCGCCTCTATGCCAGCGGCTACTACTACACCGCCAAGCGCAAGGGTCTTCTCGAAGAGACCGGTTTGAAATAG
- a CDS encoding serine hydrolase, translating into MGRYRRVAARALFGGSIFLAIAGSWLIVRPPELLRVGSSYAAKIVCSNVFVAHRDPAAVLDKDVQAPGHPLLRLMRQSVDLNEKTVTASLLGLFAPGYAAYREGFGCTTVPDGDFVTAREVVAGVALPKTAEARTDRPWPEGDAGSPDSRLENVLDDPALLGPNARGVVVIHDGRLVGERYGDGFSPDTPMLGWSLTKTVNAALVGRLMMDGRLSPTQVNLFPEWQADARGKITVADLLAMQSGLVFNEDYGDVTDVTRMLFLEPNMARFAASFPLTANPGERFEYSSGTAILLSHIFMNAIGDRWRALSYPAMALFAPLGMRSAVMETDETGIFAGSSYMYATARDWARFAQLLLNDGQWNGMQLLPEGFVTAMRAPTSASGGAYSHVQTWIHGPDDVPNSQYGLPGDTFWMLGHDGQSIAVIPSRRLAVVRLGLTPASFGYRPQELVRRIVDVIGRGE; encoded by the coding sequence ATGGGTCGATATCGGCGGGTCGCTGCAAGAGCGTTGTTTGGCGGAAGCATTTTCCTGGCAATCGCGGGCAGTTGGCTGATCGTTCGCCCACCGGAATTGTTGCGTGTCGGCTCCTCCTATGCGGCCAAGATCGTCTGTTCCAATGTCTTCGTCGCGCATCGAGACCCTGCCGCCGTACTCGATAAGGACGTGCAGGCGCCGGGCCATCCACTGCTGCGGCTGATGCGCCAGTCTGTAGACCTCAACGAAAAGACGGTCACGGCATCCCTCCTGGGCTTGTTCGCACCGGGATACGCGGCGTATCGCGAGGGATTCGGGTGCACGACGGTTCCGGACGGCGATTTTGTCACCGCGCGCGAGGTAGTGGCTGGCGTGGCCCTGCCAAAAACCGCAGAGGCGCGAACTGATCGCCCATGGCCCGAGGGGGATGCGGGCAGTCCTGATTCCAGGCTGGAAAACGTTCTGGATGATCCGGCCTTGCTCGGGCCCAATGCACGCGGGGTGGTGGTGATCCACGACGGCCGCCTCGTTGGCGAGCGTTATGGCGACGGGTTTTCCCCAGACACTCCAATGCTCGGCTGGTCACTGACCAAGACCGTCAATGCGGCTCTCGTGGGGCGGTTGATGATGGATGGGCGATTGTCACCGACACAGGTCAATCTGTTTCCCGAATGGCAAGCCGATGCGCGTGGAAAAATCACCGTTGCCGACCTTCTCGCGATGCAAAGTGGCCTGGTTTTCAACGAGGACTATGGCGATGTCACCGACGTGACGCGGATGCTTTTTCTGGAGCCGAACATGGCCCGCTTTGCAGCCTCGTTTCCGCTTACTGCCAACCCAGGGGAAAGGTTCGAGTATTCCAGCGGTACCGCTATCCTCCTCTCCCACATCTTCATGAACGCGATCGGCGACCGCTGGCGGGCGCTGTCCTATCCGGCCATGGCCCTTTTTGCGCCGCTCGGCATGCGGAGCGCCGTGATGGAGACGGACGAGACAGGCATCTTTGCCGGTTCGTCCTACATGTATGCGACGGCACGTGATTGGGCGCGCTTTGCGCAGCTGTTGCTGAACGATGGACAATGGAATGGGATGCAGTTGCTGCCAGAGGGGTTTGTCACAGCCATGCGAGCGCCGACCTCAGCCTCTGGTGGCGCCTATAGTCACGTGCAGACCTGGATTCATGGGCCGGACGACGTGCCCAATTCGCAATACGGATTGCCGGGGGATACGTTCTGGATGCTTGGCCATGACGGCCAGTCGATCGCGGTGATCCCGTCCAGGAGACTTGCCGTTGTTCGCCTTGGGCTGACACCTGCCAGCTTCGGCTACCGTCCGCAGGAACTTGTGAGGCGAATCGTCGATGTAATCGGGCGCGGTGAGTGA
- a CDS encoding DUF3419 family protein, with translation MSELARNAGYGRNAKLKSALLQHRAITPEGLSERLFGLLFSGLVYPQIWEDPAIDIEAMELSTKHRVVKIGSGGCNMLAYLSRSPEMIDVVDLNPHHIALNRLKLAAFRQLPSHSDVIRFLGGNHTATNREAYYLFIEPTLDAQTRDYWNGRGALGRRRIDVFNRNIYRTGLLGRFILLGHIVARLHGVDPRDFVEARSLREQRHFFETRIAPLFDRPLVRWMTSRKASLFGLGIPPQQFDELASLSDGRSLAPVLKRRLEKLTCHFPLKDNYFAWQAFARRYPQEQEGMLADYLRAEHYGAIRANTGRVRVHHASFTELLASKPAASVDRFVLLDAQDWMSESQLNELWSEISRTASEGAIVIFRTAAERSVLDGKLSSALLGLWNYERKRSIALGARDRSAIYGGFHIYRKKA, from the coding sequence ATGAGCGAACTGGCCAGAAATGCAGGATACGGACGCAATGCGAAACTGAAGTCGGCGCTGCTTCAACACCGTGCCATTACACCGGAAGGATTGTCCGAACGCCTCTTCGGCCTGCTCTTTTCCGGCCTTGTCTACCCACAGATCTGGGAGGACCCGGCCATCGACATCGAAGCGATGGAACTGTCCACGAAGCACCGCGTGGTGAAAATCGGTTCGGGTGGATGCAACATGCTCGCCTATCTTTCCCGGTCCCCGGAAATGATCGATGTGGTCGATCTCAACCCCCACCACATCGCCCTGAACCGGCTAAAGCTCGCAGCTTTCCGACAACTGCCTTCGCATTCGGACGTGATCCGTTTTCTCGGAGGGAACCACACGGCAACGAACCGCGAAGCCTATTACCTGTTCATCGAACCGACGCTGGACGCGCAAACGCGCGACTATTGGAACGGGCGCGGCGCGCTTGGCCGGCGCCGCATCGATGTGTTCAACCGCAACATCTATCGCACCGGCCTGCTCGGCCGGTTCATCCTGCTCGGCCATATCGTCGCAAGGCTCCACGGCGTCGATCCGCGCGACTTTGTCGAGGCCCGTTCGCTGCGCGAACAGCGTCACTTCTTCGAGACCCGCATTGCCCCCCTCTTCGATCGTCCGCTGGTCCGCTGGATGACCTCGCGAAAGGCCTCTTTGTTCGGTCTCGGCATCCCGCCGCAACAATTTGACGAACTGGCGAGCCTCAGCGACGGCAGATCGCTCGCACCGGTTCTGAAACGGCGCCTGGAAAAGCTCACCTGCCACTTTCCTTTGAAGGACAACTATTTCGCCTGGCAGGCGTTTGCCCGGAGATATCCGCAAGAGCAGGAAGGTATGCTGGCGGACTATCTGCGTGCCGAGCACTACGGCGCAATTCGTGCCAATACGGGCCGAGTTCGCGTCCACCACGCAAGCTTCACCGAACTTCTGGCCAGCAAGCCGGCAGCATCCGTCGACCGCTTCGTATTGCTGGACGCCCAGGACTGGATGAGTGAAAGTCAATTGAACGAACTCTGGAGCGAGATATCCAGAACCGCCTCTGAAGGGGCGATCGTCATCTTCCGGACCGCTGCGGAAAGAAGCGTCCTCGACGGCAAGCTATCCTCCGCCCTTCTTGGCCTCTGGAACTACGAGCGCAAGCGCTCCATCGCTCTTGGCGCGCGGGACCGCTCGGCCATCTACGGTGGCTTTCACATCTATCGAAAGAAAGCTTGA
- a CDS encoding class I SAM-dependent methyltransferase, producing the protein MSPDFPGRPPDSVHAERMDRQYRYQRHLYDLTRKYYLFGRDRLLTEISAGDGHSVLEVGCGTGRNIEFMMRMHPQANYFGLDISKEMLETANKRFAPIADNRPRLLVADATKFTAGDFGVTGFDRIVISYALSMIPEWQSAVECALDTLKPGGSLHVVDFGQQERLPPLVRRLLQAWLRRFHVSPRPDLFEVMRGAAERRGVTLQTATPYGGYAWLGVAKLPA; encoded by the coding sequence ATGTCGCCGGATTTTCCAGGGCGGCCGCCTGATTCTGTCCACGCCGAGCGCATGGACCGGCAGTATCGCTATCAACGCCACCTCTACGACTTGACGCGCAAGTACTATCTGTTCGGACGCGACCGTCTGCTGACCGAGATTTCCGCCGGAGACGGTCATTCGGTCCTCGAAGTGGGGTGCGGCACCGGACGCAACATCGAGTTTATGATGCGCATGCACCCGCAGGCGAATTACTTCGGCCTCGACATCTCGAAAGAGATGCTGGAGACGGCAAACAAGCGTTTTGCCCCGATCGCAGACAACCGGCCGCGGTTGCTTGTGGCCGATGCCACCAAGTTTACCGCTGGCGACTTCGGCGTAACCGGTTTCGATCGCATCGTGATTTCCTATGCCCTGTCAATGATCCCCGAGTGGCAAAGCGCCGTCGAATGCGCCCTCGATACGCTGAAACCAGGCGGTTCGCTGCATGTCGTCGATTTTGGTCAGCAGGAACGCCTGCCGCCGCTCGTTCGCCGGCTGTTGCAAGCCTGGCTCCGGCGGTTTCACGTTTCGCCACGCCCCGACCTGTTCGAGGTGATGCGCGGTGCGGCGGAGCGGAGAGGCGTAACGCTGCAAACAGCGACGCCTTATGGCGGTTACGCCTGGCTTGGTGTTGCAAAATTGCCAGCATGA
- a CDS encoding outer membrane protein encodes MKSLYIGAAALLFATTATTVRAADLAPVEAPVAPVITEVSGVYDWNGFYVGAMTGYGWTDADTDDAGVTASPGLDGWALGGYTGYNYQMGSWVMGLEGDVKYDWNSDKFDLGGIPMELETNWGGSLRARVGYAFDRTLVYGTGGYAFTNAELRDRETGDSDDKTFNGWTIGAGVEQAFTDNLIGRVEYRYTDYGDKNLMGVNTDLSSNSLMLGVGWKF; translated from the coding sequence ATGAAATCACTCTACATCGGTGCTGCTGCGCTACTGTTCGCCACGACGGCGACGACTGTCCGGGCGGCCGACCTCGCTCCGGTCGAAGCCCCGGTGGCGCCAGTGATCACCGAAGTCTCGGGTGTCTATGACTGGAACGGTTTCTATGTCGGTGCGATGACCGGCTACGGCTGGACCGATGCCGATACGGATGACGCGGGCGTCACCGCCAGCCCGGGCCTCGATGGCTGGGCGCTGGGCGGCTACACCGGCTACAATTACCAGATGGGTTCGTGGGTCATGGGCCTTGAAGGCGACGTGAAGTACGACTGGAACAGCGACAAGTTCGACCTTGGCGGCATCCCCATGGAGCTCGAGACGAATTGGGGCGGCTCGCTGCGCGCGCGCGTCGGTTACGCCTTTGATCGCACACTGGTATACGGAACCGGCGGCTACGCGTTCACCAATGCCGAGCTGCGCGACCGCGAGACGGGAGACAGCGACGACAAGACGTTTAATGGCTGGACCATCGGCGCCGGCGTCGAGCAGGCTTTCACCGATAATCTCATTGGGCGCGTCGAATATCGTTACACCGATTACGGCGACAAGAACCTTATGGGCGTCAACACCGACCTGAGCAGCAACTCGCTCATGCTCGGCGTCGGCTGGAAGTTCTGA
- a CDS encoding GH25 family lysozyme yields MRRFILALLPTAFLAASCSTTDYDFVSTASVQPRFEDKDPQDFGSRTPHAHEVHGIDISKWNGDIDWPAVKKSGVSFAFIKSTEGTDRIDQRFDGYWRGANTAGVAHAPYHFYYFCSTPDDQADWFIRNVPKSAALLPPVLDAEWNPASPTCRKRPPPAVVRADLQRFLDRIERHYGKRPIIYTTVDFHRDNMVGYFDNYHLWLRSVADHPENVYGRKWAFWQYTSTGVVPGIKGDTDINVFAGSSKNWNSWVAEVSQ; encoded by the coding sequence ATGCGTCGGTTCATTCTGGCTCTCCTGCCCACTGCCTTTCTTGCGGCCTCGTGTTCCACGACCGACTACGATTTCGTTTCCACCGCCTCGGTGCAGCCTCGATTCGAGGACAAGGATCCGCAGGATTTTGGCTCGCGCACGCCGCACGCCCATGAGGTCCACGGCATCGACATTTCCAAGTGGAACGGCGACATCGACTGGCCAGCCGTTAAGAAGTCGGGTGTCTCCTTCGCCTTCATCAAGTCGACCGAGGGAACAGACAGGATAGACCAGCGCTTCGATGGCTACTGGCGCGGCGCAAACACAGCGGGCGTCGCACACGCGCCCTACCACTTCTACTACTTCTGCTCGACGCCGGACGACCAGGCGGACTGGTTCATCCGGAACGTTCCCAAGAGTGCAGCACTGCTGCCGCCGGTACTCGACGCCGAGTGGAATCCGGCCTCGCCGACCTGCAGAAAGCGCCCTCCTCCCGCAGTCGTGCGTGCAGACCTGCAGCGCTTCCTCGACCGGATCGAAAGGCACTATGGCAAGCGCCCGATCATCTACACGACCGTCGATTTCCATCGCGACAACATGGTCGGCTATTTCGACAACTATCACCTCTGGCTGCGCTCGGTCGCGGACCATCCGGAGAATGTCTACGGCCGCAAGTGGGCCTTCTGGCAATACACCAGCACCGGCGTCGTTCCCGGCATCAAGGGGGACACCGACATCAACGTTTTTGCCGGCTCGAGCAAGAACTGGAACAGTTGGGTCGCCGAGGTCTCGCAGTAG
- a CDS encoding lytic murein transglycosylase: MQSRILPIGALLALLLSGTALAQQNNNPPAAPAAACGGDLSTFLQGVKAEAVGKGVPADVVDRALAGASIDEKVLSRDRAQGVFRQTFLEFSKRTVSQSRLDIGRKKLQELSHVFQRAEQEFGVPAPIIAAFWAMETDFGAVQGDFNTRNALVTLAHDCRRPELFRPQLIAAIEMVQHGDLDPATTTGAWAGEIGQVQMLPEDIIAFGVDGDGDGHVNVKQSAADAILTAAKFIQHLGFTKGQPWIQEVSLPENLPWEKTGLQPGMTAGDWFALGVTPRDGDTRFGNLASSLVLPQGRKGPAFITYPNFNIYLEWNQSFIYTTSAAYFATRLGGTAPYEKGLPEQGLDDGGMKALQTRLAELGHDVGKIDGILGSGTRAAIQKEQLRLGMPADGWATPALLGAL, translated from the coding sequence ATGCAATCGAGAATCCTGCCGATCGGCGCCCTTCTGGCGCTTCTTCTCTCCGGCACAGCTCTTGCACAACAGAACAACAACCCGCCCGCAGCACCCGCCGCAGCCTGTGGCGGCGACCTCAGCACCTTCCTGCAGGGGGTGAAAGCTGAGGCCGTCGGCAAGGGCGTTCCCGCCGATGTAGTCGATCGGGCACTCGCCGGTGCAAGCATTGATGAGAAGGTTCTCTCGCGGGATCGTGCACAAGGCGTCTTCCGCCAGACCTTCCTGGAGTTTTCCAAGCGTACGGTGAGCCAGTCGCGCCTCGATATCGGCCGCAAGAAGCTGCAGGAGCTGTCGCACGTTTTCCAGCGCGCCGAGCAGGAGTTTGGCGTTCCGGCCCCGATCATTGCCGCCTTCTGGGCAATGGAAACGGATTTCGGCGCTGTCCAGGGCGACTTCAACACGCGAAATGCTCTCGTCACGCTGGCGCATGACTGTCGCAGGCCCGAGCTGTTCCGGCCACAACTGATCGCGGCAATCGAGATGGTGCAGCACGGCGATCTCGACCCGGCAACCACGACCGGCGCATGGGCCGGCGAGATCGGACAGGTGCAGATGCTGCCCGAGGACATCATCGCCTTCGGCGTCGATGGCGACGGTGACGGTCACGTCAACGTCAAGCAGAGCGCTGCGGACGCGATTCTGACGGCAGCGAAGTTCATCCAGCACCTGGGTTTCACCAAGGGCCAGCCCTGGATCCAGGAGGTATCACTGCCGGAGAACCTGCCCTGGGAGAAGACCGGTCTGCAGCCCGGCATGACCGCCGGCGACTGGTTCGCACTGGGCGTCACCCCGCGCGACGGCGACACGCGCTTTGGCAACCTCGCTTCGTCGCTGGTGCTGCCGCAGGGACGCAAAGGTCCGGCCTTCATCACCTATCCGAATTTCAACATCTATCTCGAGTGGAACCAGTCGTTCATCTACACGACCTCGGCGGCCTACTTCGCCACGCGCCTCGGCGGCACCGCACCTTACGAAAAGGGACTGCCGGAGCAAGGCCTCGATGATGGCGGCATGAAGGCACTGCAGACGCGCCTCGCCGAACTCGGCCATGACGTCGGCAAGATCGACGGCATTCTCGGTTCGGGCACACGGGCGGCTATCCAAAAGGAACAACTGCGCCTCGGCATGCCGGCAGACGGCTGGGCGACGCCTGCCCTGCTCGGAGCACTCTGA